In Curtobacterium sp. TC1, the following proteins share a genomic window:
- a CDS encoding GH92 family glycosyl hydrolase, protein MNRSRVHRRPLVRPLPLAAVATIAALLGTGVVAAPAVASPSGQATHAGRTVSDPARYVDPFIGTSGDGNTWPGATAPFGMMQWSPTGTAGDQTSTPVANGYSYDVNRLRGFSLTHLNGAGCAPGAAGDVPIMPVTTPITTSPSADSTDAVYAAGYSHDDESASPGRYGVALDNGVRADLAVTTRAGIGEFAFPAGKAANLLFRTSNSINGSDAATTRVDARTRTVSGSVLTGGFCSRRANGGGATNPDRRSYYRLFFTATFDKAFTSTGTWQDGTVRPGGTSSSGGEGYLTGADRAGRGSGAWVGFDARRGATVHAKIGISYVSAAGAIANRDGEVTQRSTVASVAAGTRASWNRELSRLRVGGGTADRTTQLYTSVYHALMQPNTLNDRDGRYLGPDQRVHRMDRGHRAVYGTYSGWDQYRAQIQLLALLRPDVAGDMAQSMLRFAQQNGGVWDRWLHLGAPTHVMTGDPSAATLATWYAMGVRNFDVRAAYASLKHQATVENADAESDIGCPGQCLAQRPALDEYLQRQYAANDDCSCWGGAAETLEDSISDSALGYWAGSLGLRSDARMFSARGGYWKNTFNSAVGYQAARQADGSWTPDWSPSTGTGFAQGTSAQYTWLVPQDVQGLSAALGGDDAAVARLDAFFHDSTGAFAVTGGDATKFDPTNEPDIHTPWMYNALGKPWKTQETVRRVVDDAYSTGPSGLPGNDDLGTMSAWYVFASIGLFPQTPGRAEMLIGSPTFSTVDIRRSSGERLVIRSSGTEPYVHDARLNGRTLEKSWVPASFVTRGGTLSLRVGDTADTTWATGQQGRPIDR, encoded by the coding sequence GTGAACCGTTCCCGCGTGCACCGTCGCCCGCTCGTCCGCCCGCTCCCGCTCGCCGCGGTGGCCACGATCGCCGCGCTGCTCGGGACGGGGGTCGTCGCCGCGCCGGCCGTCGCCTCACCGTCAGGGCAGGCGACGCATGCGGGGCGGACCGTCTCCGACCCGGCTCGGTACGTCGACCCGTTCATCGGCACGAGCGGCGACGGCAACACCTGGCCCGGAGCCACTGCCCCGTTCGGCATGATGCAGTGGAGCCCCACCGGCACCGCAGGCGACCAGACCTCGACCCCGGTCGCGAACGGCTACTCGTACGACGTGAACCGGCTGCGCGGCTTCAGCCTGACGCACCTGAACGGCGCCGGCTGCGCACCTGGGGCCGCGGGTGACGTGCCGATCATGCCGGTCACGACCCCGATCACGACGTCGCCGTCGGCCGACAGCACCGACGCGGTCTACGCCGCCGGCTACTCGCACGACGACGAGTCTGCGAGCCCCGGGCGCTACGGCGTCGCGCTCGACAACGGCGTCCGCGCCGACCTCGCCGTCACCACCCGTGCCGGGATCGGCGAGTTCGCGTTCCCCGCCGGGAAGGCCGCGAACCTGCTCTTCCGCACCTCGAACTCGATCAACGGCAGCGATGCCGCTACCACCCGCGTCGACGCCCGCACCCGCACGGTGAGCGGCAGCGTCCTGACCGGCGGCTTCTGCAGCCGCCGCGCCAACGGCGGCGGGGCCACCAACCCCGACCGGCGCAGCTACTACCGGCTGTTCTTCACAGCCACCTTCGACAAGGCGTTCACGAGCACCGGCACCTGGCAGGACGGCACGGTCCGACCGGGAGGCACGTCCTCCTCCGGTGGGGAGGGCTACCTCACCGGCGCCGACCGTGCCGGACGCGGCTCCGGCGCGTGGGTCGGGTTCGACGCACGTCGCGGTGCGACGGTGCACGCGAAGATCGGCATATCGTACGTGAGTGCCGCAGGAGCGATCGCGAACCGCGACGGCGAGGTGACCCAGCGCTCGACCGTCGCCAGCGTGGCGGCCGGCACCCGGGCCTCCTGGAACCGCGAACTGTCGCGTCTACGCGTCGGAGGCGGCACCGCGGACCGCACCACCCAGCTGTACACGTCCGTCTACCACGCACTCATGCAGCCGAACACGTTGAACGACCGCGACGGCCGCTACCTGGGGCCGGACCAGCGGGTGCACCGGATGGACCGGGGACACCGGGCTGTCTACGGCACGTACTCCGGGTGGGACCAGTACCGGGCGCAGATCCAACTGCTCGCACTGCTGCGGCCGGACGTCGCCGGGGACATGGCGCAGTCGATGCTGCGGTTCGCCCAGCAGAACGGCGGGGTGTGGGACCGGTGGCTCCACCTCGGAGCGCCGACGCACGTGATGACGGGTGACCCCTCGGCTGCGACGCTCGCCACCTGGTACGCGATGGGGGTCCGGAACTTCGACGTGCGAGCCGCCTACGCCTCGCTGAAGCACCAGGCGACCGTCGAGAACGCCGACGCCGAGAGCGACATCGGGTGCCCGGGCCAGTGCCTGGCGCAACGTCCGGCGCTCGACGAGTACCTGCAGCGCCAGTACGCCGCGAACGACGACTGCTCGTGCTGGGGCGGCGCTGCCGAGACGCTCGAGGACTCGATCTCCGACAGTGCGCTCGGGTACTGGGCGGGTTCCCTGGGGCTGCGCTCCGACGCCCGGATGTTCAGCGCCCGTGGTGGCTACTGGAAGAACACCTTCAACTCCGCCGTCGGCTACCAGGCCGCTCGCCAGGCCGATGGATCGTGGACGCCCGACTGGTCGCCCTCGACCGGCACCGGGTTCGCGCAGGGGACGAGCGCGCAGTACACCTGGCTCGTGCCGCAGGACGTGCAGGGGCTGTCGGCCGCGCTGGGTGGCGACGACGCGGCGGTCGCGCGACTCGACGCGTTCTTCCACGACAGCACTGGTGCGTTCGCGGTGACCGGCGGCGACGCCACGAAGTTCGACCCGACCAACGAGCCCGACATCCACACGCCGTGGATGTACAACGCGCTCGGCAAGCCGTGGAAGACGCAGGAGACCGTGCGCCGGGTCGTCGACGACGCGTACTCGACGGGGCCGAGTGGGCTGCCGGGCAACGACGACCTGGGCACGATGAGCGCCTGGTACGTCTTCGCGTCGATCGGGTTGTTCCCGCAGACGCCGGGGCGGGCGGAGATGCTCATCGGCAGCCCCACGTTCAGCACGGTCGACATCCGGCGCTCCAGTGGCGAGCGGCTCGTGATCCGGTCTTCGGGGACCGAGCCGTACGTGCACGATGCGCGGTTGAACGGGCGAACCCTCGAGAAGTCGTGGGTGCCGGCGTCCTTCGTGACGCGCGGTGGGACGCTGTCGCTGCGGGTCGGGGACACCGCGGACACGACGTGGGCGACCGGGCAGCAAGGGCGTCCGATCGACCGCTGA
- a CDS encoding alpha/beta hydrolase family protein: MVSTTDEPARERVRELLGLPSPDELRPVAVRLEPLGRDGLVQWARIELDTADGDTIPCFVLTPDHGTGTDVIAVHQHAGDFASGKSEAAGRVGDPSLAYGAMLARGGARVVIPDLIGFEERRRDWTDDPAADERLDALFRVANGSSLQAKHSHDIATVTSWMIDTSAADTEFGVIGHSLGGQVALFALAVDARFTRGVVSCGLGTLASFEAARIHHNPAWFVPGLTAAGDVPLVASAVRQPVLVTAGRDDGLFPLAGVQRALDAFRPGVAKTELFDGGHAMPPRIAQAAVRHLLST, encoded by the coding sequence ATGGTGTCGACGACCGACGAACCGGCCCGAGAACGTGTGCGAGAACTGCTCGGGCTGCCGTCCCCTGACGAACTCCGTCCGGTCGCAGTCCGTCTGGAACCGCTCGGTCGCGACGGGTTGGTCCAGTGGGCACGCATCGAGCTGGACACCGCCGACGGCGACACCATCCCGTGCTTTGTCCTGACACCGGACCACGGCACCGGAACAGACGTCATCGCCGTCCACCAGCACGCGGGCGACTTCGCGTCCGGGAAGAGCGAGGCCGCCGGACGAGTCGGGGACCCGAGCCTCGCTTACGGCGCGATGCTCGCTCGCGGCGGAGCACGCGTGGTCATCCCCGATCTGATCGGCTTCGAGGAACGCCGACGCGACTGGACGGACGACCCGGCGGCCGACGAACGTCTCGACGCGCTCTTCCGTGTGGCGAACGGCAGCAGCTTGCAGGCGAAGCACTCGCACGACATCGCCACGGTGACGTCCTGGATGATCGATACGAGCGCCGCAGACACCGAATTCGGCGTCATCGGGCACTCCCTCGGCGGTCAGGTGGCACTGTTCGCACTCGCCGTGGACGCCCGGTTCACGCGGGGCGTGGTGAGCTGCGGGCTCGGGACGCTGGCCTCGTTCGAGGCCGCTCGGATCCACCACAACCCAGCGTGGTTCGTCCCGGGGCTGACCGCCGCCGGCGACGTCCCCCTGGTCGCGTCTGCCGTCCGTCAACCGGTGCTCGTCACGGCGGGACGGGACGACGGACTGTTCCCCCTCGCCGGCGTGCAGCGCGCCCTCGACGCGTTCCGTCCAGGCGTCGCGAAGACCGAGTTGTTCGACGGCGGCCACGCGATGCCGCCGCGCATCGCGCAAGCGGCAGTCCGGCACCTCCTGTCCACGTGA
- a CDS encoding SDR family NAD(P)-dependent oxidoreductase, translated as MDRFEWEPAAMPDQHGRTVVVTGATGGLGLVVATTLASAGARVVAGVRDLDKAARVLPAGLDLEARLVDTSSVASVTAFARQLGADGIVVDALVNNAGATLGTFGRTDEGIERTWATNVVGPAVLAEAMLPLLGGPSPRIVLVGSNLSQRTRRVPGPGGVDGPDDYSQFGVYTDSKTAAAALSVDLGERLRAAGSDIRSVIAHPGIAATGMNDQAETLTQRLGGMVARSMARTAADGARSTLWAATAPDVTEGVFVGPALRRGDRRLHVVPVKGPAADPAFRARVRAFVDQVAVRAGA; from the coding sequence ATGGACCGCTTCGAGTGGGAACCGGCAGCGATGCCCGACCAGCACGGCAGGACCGTGGTGGTCACGGGCGCGACCGGTGGGCTCGGCCTCGTCGTCGCCACGACCCTCGCCTCGGCCGGCGCCCGCGTCGTCGCCGGGGTGCGCGACCTCGACAAGGCGGCTCGCGTCCTCCCCGCAGGTCTCGACCTGGAGGCGCGGCTCGTCGACACGTCCTCCGTCGCGTCCGTCACGGCGTTCGCCCGGCAGCTCGGCGCGGACGGCATCGTCGTGGATGCCCTCGTCAACAACGCCGGTGCGACCCTCGGCACGTTCGGGCGCACCGACGAGGGCATCGAGCGCACCTGGGCGACGAACGTCGTCGGACCGGCCGTGCTCGCCGAGGCGATGCTCCCGCTGCTCGGCGGGCCGTCGCCCCGTATCGTGCTCGTCGGCTCGAACCTGTCGCAGCGCACCCGCCGCGTACCCGGGCCCGGCGGGGTGGACGGTCCGGACGACTACTCGCAGTTCGGTGTGTACACCGACTCGAAGACCGCGGCCGCAGCGCTGAGCGTCGACCTCGGCGAACGACTCCGTGCTGCCGGTTCGGACATCCGGTCGGTGATCGCGCACCCCGGCATCGCGGCGACGGGGATGAACGACCAGGCGGAGACCCTGACGCAGCGCCTCGGCGGTATGGTCGCCCGCAGCATGGCCCGGACCGCGGCGGACGGCGCTCGCTCGACCCTCTGGGCAGCCACCGCCCCGGACGTCACCGAGGGGGTGTTCGTCGGACCGGCCCTCCGTCGGGGTGACCGGCGACTGCACGTCGTGCCGGTGAAGGGCCCGGCGGCGGACCCGGCGTTCCGCGCGCGGGTCCGGGCGTTCGTCGACCAGGTCGCGGTGCGCGCCGGAGCCTGA
- a CDS encoding TetR/AcrR family transcriptional regulator, whose translation MTIAMARPEALRSDAQRNRTALLDVARTFVDRGEPALLNAVAHEAGVGVGTAYRHFPSQQHLLEALAIDALEDMLDQVRDAVVLPDAADALRGVVTAAFRSMVDDAALGDLLTNGGFSCADTAALAGDLVVSVDALLVRGRTEGIVRTDVDADDLRRLLCGLREAAVAGGTRVSDPERYVEILLAGLRPA comes from the coding sequence ATGACGATCGCGATGGCCCGGCCCGAGGCGCTGCGCTCCGATGCCCAGCGCAACCGGACGGCGCTGCTCGACGTCGCCCGCACCTTCGTCGACCGGGGAGAACCCGCCCTGCTCAACGCCGTCGCGCACGAGGCCGGAGTCGGGGTCGGGACGGCCTACCGGCACTTCCCGAGCCAGCAGCACCTGCTCGAAGCGCTCGCGATCGACGCGCTCGAGGACATGCTCGACCAGGTCCGCGACGCCGTCGTGCTGCCGGACGCGGCCGATGCGCTCCGCGGGGTCGTCACCGCCGCGTTCCGGAGCATGGTGGACGACGCAGCGCTCGGCGACCTGCTGACGAACGGCGGGTTCTCCTGCGCGGACACCGCTGCCCTCGCCGGCGACCTGGTGGTGTCCGTCGACGCGCTGCTCGTCCGGGGACGCACCGAGGGGATCGTCCGGACCGACGTCGACGCCGACGACCTCCGCCGACTGCTGTGCGGGCTGCGCGAAGCGGCGGTCGCGGGCGGCACCCGGGTCAGCGATCCGGAGCGCTACGTCGAGATCCTGCTCGCCGGGCTCCGTCCAGCCTGA
- the nagB gene encoding glucosamine-6-phosphate deaminase — MEIIILPTPAEVGRVAAAKIASVVAKKPSAVIGLATGSSPQGIYTDLQRRVGAGEISFAEARGFALDEYVGIPLEHPESYASVIARDVVAPLGFDPSRVRVPDGRADDLEFAAKEYDAAIRAAGGIDVQILGIGANGHIGFNEPTSSFASRTRIKTLAPSTRDANARFFDSPEQVPTHCMTQGLGTILEAQQLVLVAQGSAKADAVAAAVEGPLSSFVPGSALQLHEHATVVVDEEAAAGLQLADYYRYTYANKPAWQVFE, encoded by the coding sequence GTGGAGATCATCATCCTGCCCACGCCGGCTGAGGTCGGTCGCGTCGCCGCGGCCAAGATCGCGTCCGTCGTCGCCAAGAAGCCGTCCGCCGTCATCGGTCTCGCCACCGGATCCAGCCCGCAGGGCATCTACACCGACCTGCAGCGTCGGGTCGGTGCCGGCGAGATCTCGTTCGCCGAGGCTCGCGGGTTCGCCCTCGACGAGTACGTCGGCATCCCGCTCGAGCACCCGGAGTCGTACGCCAGCGTCATCGCGCGCGACGTCGTGGCGCCGCTCGGGTTCGACCCCTCGCGGGTGCGGGTGCCCGACGGTCGTGCCGACGACCTGGAGTTCGCCGCGAAGGAGTACGACGCCGCGATCCGTGCCGCCGGCGGGATCGACGTGCAGATCCTCGGCATCGGCGCGAACGGGCACATCGGGTTCAACGAGCCGACGTCGTCCTTCGCCTCGCGCACCCGGATCAAGACCCTGGCGCCCTCCACCCGTGACGCCAACGCGCGGTTCTTCGACTCTCCCGAGCAGGTCCCGACGCACTGCATGACGCAGGGCCTCGGCACCATCCTCGAGGCCCAGCAGCTCGTCCTCGTCGCGCAGGGCTCCGCCAAGGCCGACGCGGTCGCCGCCGCGGTCGAGGGGCCGCTCAGCTCGTTCGTCCCCGGGTCGGCCCTGCAGCTGCACGAGCACGCGACGGTCGTCGTCGACGAGGAAGCCGCGGCCGGCCTGCAGCTCGCCGACTACTACCGCTACACGTACGCGAACAAGCCGGCCTGGCAGGTGTTCGAGTAG
- a CDS encoding NUDIX hydrolase has translation MPTPDFVLSLRSKIGTDPLWLTGVTAVVTRGSGADQELLVVRRADNGSFTPVTGIIDPGEEPAVAAEREVLEEADVVAVAERLAWVQVLPELTYANGDRAQYLDLVFACRYVSGTPNPADGENTEAFWARLDDLPEMHPNMRARITAALADEREARFQR, from the coding sequence ATGCCCACCCCCGACTTCGTCCTGTCCCTCCGCTCGAAGATCGGTACCGATCCGCTGTGGCTGACGGGCGTCACCGCCGTGGTCACGCGGGGTTCCGGTGCCGACCAGGAGCTGCTCGTGGTCCGCCGAGCCGACAACGGCTCCTTCACCCCGGTCACCGGCATCATCGACCCGGGTGAGGAACCCGCCGTCGCCGCCGAGCGCGAGGTCCTGGAAGAGGCCGACGTCGTCGCCGTCGCGGAACGGCTGGCGTGGGTGCAGGTGCTGCCGGAGCTGACGTACGCGAACGGCGACCGGGCGCAGTACCTCGACCTGGTGTTCGCCTGTCGCTACGTGTCCGGCACCCCGAACCCCGCCGACGGCGAGAACACCGAGGCGTTCTGGGCACGACTCGACGACCTGCCCGAGATGCACCCGAACATGCGTGCCCGCATCACGGCAGCGTTGGCCGACGAGCGCGAGGCGCGCTTCCAGCGCTGA
- a CDS encoding ABC transporter ATP-binding protein, with amino-acid sequence MTVTAPAAPASLATTGAVVELEAVEKHYGTHRALAGLSLRVEPGEFVSLLGPSGCGKTTALRALAGLEAIDAGAIRIDGQDVAATPVNKRDIGMVFQQYSLFPHMTVRQNVAFGLEMRRVPAAERRSRVVEALDMVHLGEFAERYPHQLSGGQQQRVALARALVTRPRVLLLDEPLSALDAKVRVSLRDEIRRIQSDLGITTVFVTHDQEEALAVSDRIAVMNAGDIEQIGTPEELYRSPSSAFTADFVGQSNRLQGDLRGGDVFVYGFRVPALDASVPDGPVLAYVRPEDVAFAPEGITGTVVSSSFLGSIRRTTVRLDDDTVVTVQHEVGDRRAAGEPVAVRLLGAPVAVAPLA; translated from the coding sequence ATGACCGTCACCGCACCGGCAGCCCCGGCGTCCCTCGCCACCACCGGCGCCGTCGTCGAGCTCGAGGCCGTCGAGAAGCACTACGGCACACACCGGGCCCTGGCCGGACTGTCGCTCCGCGTCGAACCGGGCGAGTTCGTGTCCCTGCTCGGCCCGTCGGGCTGCGGCAAGACGACGGCGCTCCGAGCACTCGCAGGCCTCGAGGCCATCGACGCCGGCGCCATCCGCATCGACGGTCAGGACGTCGCCGCCACCCCGGTGAACAAGCGCGACATCGGGATGGTGTTCCAGCAGTACTCGTTGTTCCCGCACATGACGGTGCGGCAGAACGTCGCGTTCGGCCTCGAGATGCGCCGTGTCCCGGCCGCCGAGCGCCGGAGCCGCGTGGTCGAGGCACTCGACATGGTGCACCTGGGCGAGTTCGCCGAGCGCTACCCGCACCAGCTGTCCGGCGGCCAGCAGCAGCGCGTCGCCCTCGCCCGCGCCCTGGTCACGCGGCCCCGCGTCCTCCTGCTCGACGAGCCGCTGTCCGCCCTCGACGCCAAGGTCCGGGTCTCGCTGCGCGACGAGATCCGCCGGATCCAGAGCGACCTCGGCATCACCACCGTGTTCGTCACCCACGACCAGGAAGAGGCGCTCGCCGTCTCCGACCGCATCGCCGTGATGAACGCCGGCGACATCGAGCAGATCGGCACGCCGGAGGAGCTCTACCGTTCCCCGTCGTCGGCGTTCACGGCCGACTTCGTCGGGCAGTCCAACCGCCTGCAGGGCGACCTGCGTGGCGGCGACGTGTTCGTGTACGGGTTCCGCGTGCCCGCGCTCGACGCCTCGGTCCCGGACGGGCCCGTGCTCGCCTACGTCCGACCGGAGGACGTCGCCTTCGCCCCGGAGGGCATCACCGGCACCGTCGTGTCGTCGAGCTTCCTCGGGTCGATCCGCCGCACCACCGTCCGCCTCGACGACGACACCGTCGTGACCGTGCAGCACGAGGTCGGCGACCGTCGTGCCGCGGGCGAGCCAGTCGCCGTCCGGCTGCTCGGCGCACCCGTGGCGGTCGCCCCGCTCGCGTAG
- a CDS encoding ABC transporter permease, producing the protein MSAAAPMGPSRPTSVASGRTGGAARVGRFGTAPSRVTATAVLTVVGLAFAVPLVALVQFTFRQGTDGGLTLAHWTAVTDPVNAFTYQPVFDGLRASLLIAVITVGIVLFVLLPAQITTALRYPRLRRVLEFVCIVPITVPVVVLVVGFIPVYQVVSRVFGSGAWTLAFAIGIVTLPFAFRPIAAAITATDMTVLSEAARSLGASWWTVTWRVLLPNLRRGITAACFLTITVVLGEYTLAAFLSRTTFQTALVLVQQTDPYVAAIFSVAALVFGFVLLVVIGRIGTGRRAGRVRAVRSTPVKEPA; encoded by the coding sequence ATGAGCGCGGCAGCGCCGATGGGGCCGTCGCGTCCGACGTCGGTCGCGTCCGGTCGGACGGGAGGCGCGGCCCGCGTCGGCCGCTTCGGTACGGCCCCGTCGCGGGTCACCGCCACGGCCGTGCTCACGGTGGTCGGGCTCGCGTTCGCCGTCCCGCTGGTCGCCCTGGTGCAGTTCACCTTCCGGCAGGGGACCGACGGCGGCCTGACGCTCGCGCACTGGACAGCCGTCACCGATCCCGTCAACGCGTTCACCTACCAGCCGGTGTTCGACGGGCTCCGGGCGTCGCTGCTGATCGCGGTGATCACCGTCGGCATCGTGCTGTTCGTCCTGCTGCCCGCCCAGATCACCACGGCGCTGCGCTACCCGAGGCTCCGCCGCGTGCTCGAGTTCGTCTGCATCGTGCCGATCACCGTCCCCGTCGTGGTGCTCGTCGTCGGCTTCATCCCCGTCTACCAGGTGGTCTCGCGGGTCTTCGGGTCCGGGGCGTGGACGCTGGCCTTCGCGATCGGCATCGTCACACTGCCGTTCGCGTTCCGCCCGATCGCCGCCGCCATCACCGCGACGGACATGACGGTGCTCTCCGAGGCTGCCCGGTCGCTCGGGGCCTCGTGGTGGACGGTCACCTGGCGGGTGCTCCTGCCGAACCTCCGCCGGGGCATCACCGCCGCGTGCTTCCTCACCATCACGGTGGTCCTCGGCGAGTACACGCTCGCGGCGTTCCTGTCCCGCACCACCTTCCAGACCGCGCTCGTCCTCGTGCAGCAGACCGACCCGTACGTCGCCGCGATCTTCTCGGTCGCCGCCCTCGTGTTCGGGTTCGTCCTGCTCGTCGTCATCGGCCGCATCGGGACGGGCCGTCGTGCCGGCCGTGTCCGCGCCGTCCGCAGCACCCCCGTCAAGGAGCCCGCATGA
- a CDS encoding ABC transporter permease, translating to MTTASAGAPAPAASAPATSVTSPVLPTSARASADAVRRGTGPRVRRRVGLAWLGLTPFAAYVLLFLAVPAVIAVGSGFFTDDGAFTLTNLAAFADPSVLRAFGGSFGLSAVSAVIGAVIGALVCWALSALRPDGLVRSMIDSAASVLAQFGGVMLAFAFIATIGAQGLVTTWLVAAFHVDLNADGAFLYTVPGLVIPYVYFQVPLMVLTFMPALEGVKAQWGEAAATLGASRATYWRRIALPVLAPAFWGSLLLLFANGFSSFATAAALISQGGIVPLTIRTQLTSETLIGLQNVAGVLAFGMVVVMAVVMGAYALLQRRAARWQR from the coding sequence ATGACCACCGCATCGGCGGGCGCGCCCGCGCCAGCGGCGAGCGCACCGGCGACGAGCGTGACGAGCCCCGTGCTCCCGACGTCCGCACGAGCGTCCGCCGATGCCGTCCGACGTGGCACCGGACCCCGTGTCCGGCGCCGCGTCGGCCTGGCCTGGCTCGGCCTCACCCCGTTCGCCGCGTACGTCCTGCTCTTCCTCGCCGTCCCCGCGGTCATCGCGGTCGGCAGCGGGTTCTTCACCGACGACGGCGCGTTCACCCTCACGAACCTCGCCGCGTTCGCCGATCCGTCGGTCCTGCGGGCCTTCGGCGGCTCGTTCGGCCTCTCTGCGGTGTCCGCCGTGATCGGCGCCGTCATCGGAGCGCTCGTCTGCTGGGCGCTGTCGGCACTGCGGCCCGACGGGCTCGTCCGGTCGATGATCGACTCGGCCGCGAGCGTCCTCGCCCAGTTCGGCGGCGTCATGCTCGCGTTCGCGTTCATCGCCACGATCGGCGCGCAGGGGCTCGTCACCACGTGGCTCGTCGCCGCCTTCCACGTCGACCTCAACGCGGACGGCGCCTTCCTGTACACGGTGCCCGGGCTCGTCATCCCCTACGTCTACTTCCAGGTGCCGCTGATGGTCCTCACGTTCATGCCCGCGCTCGAGGGCGTCAAGGCCCAGTGGGGCGAGGCCGCCGCCACCCTCGGCGCCTCCCGCGCCACGTACTGGCGCCGGATCGCCCTGCCCGTGCTCGCGCCGGCCTTCTGGGGTTCGTTGCTCCTGCTCTTCGCGAACGGGTTCTCGTCGTTCGCGACCGCCGCGGCACTCATCTCGCAGGGCGGCATCGTGCCGCTCACGATCCGCACGCAGCTCACCAGCGAGACGCTCATCGGCCTGCAGAACGTCGCCGGGGTGCTCGCGTTCGGGATGGTCGTCGTGATGGCGGTCGTGATGGGTGCGTACGCACTGCTGCAGCGTCGGGCCGCCAGGTGGCAGCGATGA